From a region of the Lates calcarifer isolate ASB-BC8 unplaced genomic scaffold, TLL_Latcal_v3 _unitig_791_quiver_1155, whole genome shotgun sequence genome:
- the LOC108879918 gene encoding ubiquitin-conjugating enzyme E2 A: MSTPARRRLMRDFKRLQEDPPAGVSGAPSENNIMVWNAVIFGPEGTPFEDGTFKLTIEFTEEYPNKPPTVRFVSKMFHPNVYADGSICLDILQNRWSPTYDVSSILTSIQSLLDEPNPNSPANSQAAQLYQENKREYEKRVSAIVEQSWRDC, translated from the exons ATGTCAACTCCAGCAAGACGACGTTTAATGAGAGATTTTAAACG ACTGCAAGAGGATCCTCCAGCTGGAGTTAGTGGGGCCCCATCAGAAAACAATATCATGGTGTGGAACGCTGTCATTTTTGG ACCGGAGGGAACACCTTTTGAAGATG GAACCTTCAAACTTACCATTGAATTCACAGAGGAATATCCTAATAAACCTCCAACAGTGCGATTTGTCTCCAAAATGTTTCATCCAAATG TGTACGCAGATGGCAGCATATGCTTAGATATACTTCAGAATCGTTGGAGTCCAACCTATGATGTGTCTTCAATCTTAACTTCAATACAG tctTTACTGGATGAGCCAAACCCAAACAGTCCAGCTAATAGCCAAGCAGCCCAGCTGTACCAGGAAAACAAGCGGGAGTACGAGAAGAGGGTTTCTGCTATTGTTGAACAGAGTTGGCGTGACTGTTGA
- the LOC108879917 gene encoding NF-kappa-B-repressing factor, producing MAEGTDTVEMPSFDPSPSSEAKKRPSSSDGRDEPMRKMPVSKFGSRPRFEPVHFVSGGSSGGTGTDEKENDKDRRRSELYGVRQWDTEHSSYSSGISRAQGSSSLRPAFDRVPSYSSDSWGSHRDRDRERDREISSGSTSGLGYGGRGSTSNFMAKTQQDYTAKYEAHSSRNSDSYSQPHRYNGYGGASRSAGWDSGRQGLGYGYQDRPSSSRPFSRVYNSPGRSSPTTSQLGSSSQPLPISQSTLDDKQRLIANVASALVVAFRDPMFMTGSDSPNYNFMLSRSIQACKTNPEYIYVNLKDIPQADLPKNRKVPADGYACELRCQGVYLATGYSGSKNGARDRASEQAVKLFLKPVEVRVVQRKYRHSIVNDMVVCQMHSPTPAFLPALRNPEDKPTPSSKGQYEPDKRKHWTEFVVMDNAHDAICILNNSAAFNRMKIDYKFDLLPNNSAWLCSVFLQDELVAQATGTKKSSKHAAAQEAVSKLRMNQAQRQQQQQQQQQQQQQQQQQQQQQSQYSRGNNQSDFGGRFGQQGVKKKHLSELVILENSDNAICIINDTAQFNKVTADYKFTVLPDHRWRCEVYVEGQYVAAGIGPKKIVKHIAAEEALATLRQTQAVVKSNLRKEGHSDAISRSQILARSGEEATRQEIKEDNIGNQLLRKMGWKGGGLGRDGEGISEPIRVKEQFSREGLGMDTDKTGNQLSKRDIEDIIRNYASSDRQDDLRFSTDLTNDERKQIHQISQKYGLRSKSYGQGRQRFLIVSRKVHKDQLIGQLLQEGQVGRYELVKPQASH from the exons ATGGCAGAAGGGACTGACACTGTCGAAATGCCCTCCTTTGACCCAAGTCCTAGTTCTGAAGCAAAAAAGAGACCTTCTTCTTCTGATGGCA GAGACGAGCCCATGAGGAAAATGCCTGTGTCAAAATTTGGTTCCAGACCTCGATTTGAGCCTGTTCACTTTGTCAGTGGTGGAAGCAGTGGAGGAACCGGCACTGATGAGAAGGAGAATGATAAGGACCGCCGGAGGAGCGAGTTGTATGGTGTGAGACAGTGGGACACCGAACACTCTTCCTATAGCAGTGGCATCAGCAGAGCTCAGGGCTCCTCGTCCCTGAGGCCTGCTTTTGACAGAGTGCCATCGTACAGTTCCGACTCTTGGGGTTCCCATAGAGACAGAGAccgagagagagacagagagatttcTTCCGGTAGTACAAGTGGCTTAGGTTATGGAGGACGTGGGTCCACTTCAAACTTCATGGCTAAAACACAGCAGGACTACACAGCCAAATATGAAGCCCACAGCTCCCGAAATTCAGACTCCTATTCTCAGCCCCACAGGTACAATGGATATGGGGGAGCGAGCAGGTCAGCGGGATGGGATTCAGGACGTCAGGGTTTGGGGTACGGTTATCAGGACCGGCCTTCATCAAGCAGGCCATTCAGCAGAGTCTACAATAGCCCGGGCAGGAGCAGTCCTACCACGTCTCAGCTGGGCTCTTCATCACAGCCTCTTCCCATATCTCAGTCAACATTAGATGACAAGCAAAGGCTGATTGCTAATGTAGCATCTGCGTTGGTTGTTGCTTTTAGGGACCCTATGTTTATGACTGGAAGTGACTCGCCTAACTATAATTTCATGTTGAGCCGCAGCATTCAGGCGTGCAAGACCAACCCTGAGTATATTTATGTCAACCTGAAGGATATTCCTCAGGCTGACCTACCAAAGAACAGGAAAGTACCAGCAGACGGTTATGCCTGTGAACTGAGATGTCAGGGTGTGTATCTTGCTACCGGATACTCCGGCAGTAAAAATGGAGCGAGGGACCGCGCCTCTGAGCAGGCTGTAAAACTCTTCCTGAAACCAGTTGAAGTTCGTGTTGTGCAGCGCAAATACAGACACTCAATAGTTAATGACATGGTTGTGTGCCAGATGCACAGCCCGACCCCGGCCTTTTTACCTGCACTCCGCAACCCTGAGGACAAACCTACGCCCAGCTCTAAGGGCCAATACGAGCCCGACAAACGGAAGCACTGGACAGAGTTTGTGGTCATGGACAACGCTCACGACGCCATCTGCATCCTCAACAACTCTGCAGCTTTCAATCGCATGAAGATAGACTACAAGTTTGACCTTCTTCCCAATAACAGTGCCTGGCTGTGCAGCGTCTTCCTGCAGGATGAGCTGGTGGCGCAGGCGACGGGCACCAAAAAGAGCTCAAAGCACGCAGCCGCTCAAGAGGCGGTGAGTAAACTTCGCATGAACCAGGCGcagcgacagcagcagcagcaacagcagcagcaacaacagcagcagcaacagcagcagcagcaacaacaatcaCAATACTCCAGAGGGAATAACCAGTCAGATTTTGGTGGACGCTTTGGGCAGCAGGGTGTCAAAAAGAAGCATCTAAGTGAGTTGGTAATCCTGGAAAACTCTGACAATGCTATTTGTATCATTAATGACACAGCACAGTTTAATAAAGTGACTGCTGATTACAAGTTTACCGTTCTGCCTGATCATCGCTGGAGGTGTGAAGTTTATGTAGAGGGGCAGTATGTGGCAGCAGGCATTGGGCCCAAGAAAATAGTGAAGCACATTGCAGCGGAGGAGGCTCTGGCCACCCTGAGACAGACGCAAGCTGTGGTCAAATCCAACCTGAGAAAGGAGGGTCACAGTGACGCCATATCTCGATCCCAGATCCTGGCTCGCTCTGGTGAGGAGGCCACAAGACAGGAGATAAAAGAAGACAACATAGGAAACCAGCTGCTCCGCAAGATGGGCTGGAAAGGTGGTGGTCTGGGCCGAGATGGCGAGGGCATCTCAGAACCGATCAGAGTGAAGGAGCAGTTTTCTAGAGAGGGGTTAGGCATggacacagacaaaacaggaaatcaacTCAGCAAGCGAGACATTGAGGACATAATTCGCAACTACGCCAGCTCAGACCGTCAGGATGATCTTCGCTTCTCCACTGACCTCACCAATGACGAGCGCAAACAGATCCACCAGATATCTCAGAAGTACGGCCTACGAAGCAAGTCATATGGACAGGGACGGCAACGGTTCCTCATTGTCAGTCGCAAAGTACACAAAGACCAGCTCATCGGTCAACTTTTACAGGAAGGTCAGGTGGGACGATATGAGCTTGTGAAACCTCAGGCCTCTCACTAA